The Corynebacterium confusum genome has a window encoding:
- the serS gene encoding serine--tRNA ligase, which yields MIDLKFLRENPDVVRASQVTRGEDPALVDALLAADERRRSAISRADDLRSEQKAFGKKIGQASPEERPALLEGSNELKAKVKAAEDEQKAAEEKVNELQYQLSNVVEGAPAGGEDDFVVLEHVGEVPTFDFEPKDHLDLGESLGLIDTTRGTKVGGARFYYLTGDGAFLQLGMMMLAAQKAREHGFQLMIPPVLVRPEIMAGTGFLGAHSDEIYYLERDDLYLVGTSEVALAGYHKDEIIDLSDGPIRYAGWSSCFRREAGSYGKDTRGILRVHQFDKLEMFVYCKPEEAEQQHQKLLNMEREMLAAVEVPYRIIDVAGGDLGSSAARKFDTEAWIPTQDTFRELTSTSNCTTFQGRRLQTRYRDDSGKARIAATLNGTLATTRWLVAILENHQQADGSVVVPEALRPFVGKDVLEPKK from the coding sequence GTGATTGATCTAAAATTCCTCCGCGAAAACCCAGACGTCGTCCGTGCCTCTCAGGTCACCCGAGGTGAGGATCCCGCGCTTGTCGATGCCCTCCTGGCCGCCGACGAGCGCCGCCGCTCCGCCATCTCCCGGGCCGATGACCTGCGCTCCGAGCAAAAGGCCTTCGGCAAGAAGATCGGCCAGGCTTCCCCGGAGGAGCGCCCCGCGCTGCTGGAAGGCTCCAACGAGCTCAAGGCCAAGGTCAAGGCCGCCGAAGACGAGCAGAAGGCGGCCGAGGAGAAGGTCAACGAGCTGCAGTACCAGCTGTCCAACGTCGTCGAGGGCGCTCCCGCCGGCGGCGAGGACGACTTCGTGGTGCTCGAACACGTCGGCGAGGTCCCGACCTTCGACTTCGAGCCCAAAGATCACCTGGACCTGGGCGAGTCCCTCGGGCTCATCGACACCACCCGCGGCACCAAGGTCGGCGGCGCCCGCTTCTACTACCTCACCGGCGACGGCGCCTTCCTGCAGCTGGGTATGATGATGCTGGCGGCCCAGAAGGCCCGCGAGCACGGCTTCCAGCTGATGATCCCGCCGGTTCTGGTCCGCCCCGAAATCATGGCCGGCACCGGCTTTTTGGGCGCGCACTCGGACGAGATCTATTACCTCGAGCGCGACGATCTCTACCTGGTCGGCACCTCCGAGGTGGCCCTGGCCGGCTACCACAAGGACGAAATCATTGACCTTTCCGACGGCCCCATCCGCTACGCCGGCTGGTCGTCCTGCTTCCGCCGCGAGGCCGGCTCCTACGGCAAGGACACCCGCGGCATCCTGCGCGTGCACCAGTTCGACAAGCTGGAGATGTTCGTCTACTGCAAGCCGGAAGAGGCTGAGCAGCAGCATCAGAAACTGCTGAACATGGAGCGCGAGATGCTCGCGGCCGTCGAGGTGCCCTACCGCATCATCGACGTCGCCGGCGGCGACCTGGGCTCCTCGGCCGCCCGCAAGTTCGACACCGAGGCCTGGATCCCCACCCAGGACACCTTCCGCGAGCTGACCTCGACCTCGAACTGCACCACCTTCCAGGGCCGTCGCCTGCAGACCCGCTACCGCGACGACAGTGGTAAGGCTCGCATCGCCGCGACGCTCAACGGCACGTTGGCTACCACCCGCTGGCTCGTGGCCATCCTGGAAAACCACCAGCAGGCCGACGGCTCCGTCGTCGTGCCCGAGGCCCTGCGCCCGTTTGTGGGCAAGGACGTTCTCGAGCCCAAGAAGTAA
- the glpK gene encoding glycerol kinase GlpK, whose amino-acid sequence MTYIAAIDQGTTSTRCVIVDVNGKICGSAQYEHRQLMPQQGWVEHDAREIWRNTRRAVSAALVDVDIAASDIDALGITNQRETAVVWEKETGQPIYRAIVWQDTRTANRFDDPDKWLRKTGVLANSYPAGPKIAWILDHVDGARERAEAGELLAGTIDSWLLWNLTAGRVHATDVTNASRTLLMDLDTLDWDDELCEAIGVPRCILPEIRASIGDFGTVRHRGTLMDVPITGVLGDQQSALFGQAGFSAGHAKNTYGTGLFLLLNTGAERKYSQHGMLTTVAYQCAGSDPVYALEGSVAVGGSLIQWLRDQLGIIPDAASSEEIAADDNGGVYIVPAFSGLFAPRWRPDARGVIVGLTRFADRTHITRAALEATCFQTREVVEAMVQDSGVDIEELRVDGGMVENELLMQLQSDILGATVVRPQEIETTALGAAFAAGLGCGTWSSLDELESLVHVDTCWEPQMDAGTRDQLFSRWNEAVERTLGWED is encoded by the coding sequence ATGACGTATATCGCCGCCATTGACCAAGGGACCACCTCCACCCGGTGCGTCATCGTGGACGTCAACGGCAAGATTTGTGGGTCGGCGCAGTACGAGCATCGGCAGCTGATGCCCCAGCAAGGCTGGGTCGAGCACGATGCCCGGGAGATCTGGCGGAACACGCGCCGGGCGGTTTCGGCGGCGCTGGTCGACGTCGACATCGCCGCCAGCGACATCGATGCCCTGGGGATCACCAACCAGCGCGAAACCGCCGTGGTTTGGGAGAAGGAGACCGGCCAGCCCATTTACCGGGCCATCGTCTGGCAGGACACCCGCACCGCCAACCGCTTCGACGATCCCGACAAGTGGCTGCGCAAGACCGGCGTGCTGGCCAACTCCTACCCGGCCGGGCCGAAGATCGCGTGGATTCTGGACCACGTCGACGGGGCGCGCGAGCGGGCCGAGGCGGGCGAGCTGTTGGCCGGGACCATCGATAGCTGGTTGCTGTGGAACCTGACCGCCGGGCGCGTGCACGCGACCGACGTGACCAACGCCTCGCGCACCCTGCTCATGGATTTAGACACCCTGGACTGGGACGACGAGCTGTGCGAGGCCATCGGCGTGCCGCGGTGCATCCTGCCGGAGATCCGGGCCTCCATCGGGGATTTCGGTACCGTTCGCCACCGCGGCACGCTCATGGACGTGCCCATTACGGGCGTGCTGGGGGACCAGCAATCCGCCCTGTTCGGGCAGGCCGGGTTTTCCGCCGGGCACGCGAAAAACACCTACGGGACGGGGCTATTTTTGCTGCTCAATACCGGTGCGGAGCGCAAATACTCCCAGCACGGCATGCTGACCACCGTGGCCTACCAGTGCGCGGGCAGCGACCCGGTCTACGCGCTGGAGGGCTCGGTCGCTGTGGGCGGCTCGCTCATCCAGTGGCTGAGGGACCAGCTAGGGATCATCCCGGACGCCGCCAGCTCGGAGGAGATCGCGGCCGACGATAACGGCGGGGTCTACATCGTGCCGGCGTTTTCAGGGCTGTTCGCGCCGCGCTGGCGCCCCGATGCACGCGGCGTCATCGTGGGGCTTACCCGTTTCGCCGACCGGACCCACATCACCCGCGCCGCCTTGGAGGCGACGTGTTTCCAGACCCGCGAGGTCGTCGAGGCAATGGTCCAAGACTCCGGGGTGGACATCGAGGAGCTGCGCGTAGACGGCGGGATGGTGGAAAACGAGCTGCTGATGCAGCTGCAGTCCGACATCCTCGGCGCGACCGTGGTGCGGCCACAGGAAATTGAAACCACCGCGCTGGGTGCCGCCTTCGCCGCCGGCCTGGGCTGCGGGACGTGGTCGAGCTTGGACGAGCTCGAATCGCTGGTGCACGTGGATACCTGCTGGGAGCCGCAGATGGATGCCGGCACCCGCGACCAGCTCTTTTCCCGCTGGAACGAGGCTGTCGAGCGCACCCTGGGCTGGGAGGACTAG
- a CDS encoding Cof-type HAD-IIB family hydrolase: MSAPHFIASDIDGTFIDPAHRVTARTRDVVVRAIESGAHFALATGRPYRWIAPVLEQLPVRPLCVTSNGAVVYDSLADRVVRAEELAPAVMAGIVECAEEVLGSIAVAAERAGTSAADPTEDMYVVDAPFAARTDYPGFGVVDRAEVVAEPAVKLIVRNLDMTSAQMYARLAPLVDATDAHVTYSMPDGLLEIAAPGVTKERGVSYLAEHYGVAASEVIAFGDMPNDIEMLRWAGCGVAMGNAHDDVKEAADIVTETNGQAGVARVLERWF, from the coding sequence ATCTCCGCCCCGCATTTTATCGCCAGCGACATTGACGGCACCTTCATCGATCCCGCGCACCGGGTGACCGCCCGCACCCGCGACGTCGTGGTCCGCGCCATCGAGTCCGGCGCCCACTTCGCCCTGGCCACCGGCCGGCCCTACCGCTGGATAGCGCCGGTCCTCGAGCAACTGCCCGTCCGGCCGTTGTGCGTGACCTCCAACGGCGCGGTGGTCTACGACTCCCTGGCCGACCGCGTCGTACGCGCCGAGGAATTGGCGCCGGCGGTGATGGCGGGCATCGTCGAGTGCGCCGAGGAGGTGCTGGGATCTATCGCCGTGGCCGCCGAGCGCGCCGGGACCTCGGCGGCCGATCCGACCGAAGACATGTACGTCGTCGACGCCCCGTTTGCCGCCCGCACCGACTACCCCGGCTTCGGCGTGGTCGACCGCGCCGAGGTCGTCGCCGAGCCCGCGGTCAAGCTCATCGTCCGCAACCTGGACATGACCTCGGCGCAGATGTACGCCCGCCTGGCCCCGCTTGTCGATGCCACCGACGCCCACGTCACCTATTCCATGCCCGATGGGCTCCTCGAAATCGCCGCCCCCGGCGTGACCAAGGAACGCGGCGTGTCCTACCTGGCCGAACACTACGGAGTGGCGGCCAGCGAGGTCATCGCCTTCGGGGATATGCCCAACGACATCGAGATGTTGCGCTGGGCCGGCTGCGGGGTGGCCATGGGCAACGCGCACGACGACGTCAAAGAAGCCGCCGACATCGTTACCGAAACCAACGGTCAGGCGGGTGTTGCCCGCGTACTGGAAAGGTGGTTCTAG
- a CDS encoding HNH endonuclease signature motif containing protein: MTQPGIEIVEGAWHADWDAERAAAGSGRDELERLFDLAGVFFGPVRHAGRQRRVRANAARHGHCLPVLDVLRGVLRRVKNKNDAWRIMEELSAQPVDAKEMAATARRKIQEAHPAPAPQPGVIYRRSAEGLWSMRLIADAGLVADIKAQVRTVEDARAVFTGGHGTGDGAGEGAGAAAGAGSRPRGGVRASVITNVVLNLQDFGHLVGGRDAADITVQLTNGAVISGAELVTRAFEQVGYVGVFDPVAGPVNCYRDERLASWKQRRLALMEHPVCAWPECLAGADECQVHHLQSWESGGPTNAANLATLCPHHNGANEDGPGPAQSRGRMARVGGRVVWIPPERVPA, encoded by the coding sequence GTGACCCAGCCCGGAATCGAGATCGTGGAGGGCGCTTGGCACGCCGATTGGGATGCCGAGCGCGCGGCCGCCGGCTCCGGCCGCGACGAGTTGGAGCGCCTCTTCGACCTGGCAGGGGTGTTTTTCGGCCCGGTCAGGCACGCCGGCCGCCAGCGCCGGGTGCGCGCGAATGCCGCCCGCCACGGGCACTGCCTGCCCGTGCTCGACGTACTGCGCGGGGTGCTGCGGCGGGTGAAGAACAAAAACGATGCCTGGCGCATCATGGAAGAACTATCCGCCCAGCCGGTTGATGCCAAGGAGATGGCCGCGACTGCGCGGCGTAAAATCCAGGAGGCCCACCCCGCCCCGGCGCCGCAGCCAGGGGTGATCTATCGGCGTTCGGCTGAGGGGTTGTGGTCGATGCGTCTTATCGCCGATGCCGGCCTCGTCGCCGATATTAAAGCCCAGGTGCGCACCGTCGAGGATGCCCGCGCGGTCTTCACCGGCGGTCACGGCACCGGTGATGGTGCTGGCGAAGGTGCCGGTGCTGCCGCTGGTGCCGGTAGTAGACCTCGCGGCGGGGTGCGCGCGTCGGTTATCACGAACGTGGTCCTTAACCTTCAGGATTTCGGCCACCTGGTCGGCGGTAGGGATGCCGCGGATATTACCGTGCAACTGACCAATGGCGCGGTAATCAGTGGTGCCGAGTTGGTGACTCGGGCGTTTGAGCAGGTTGGCTACGTGGGGGTTTTCGACCCGGTGGCCGGGCCGGTTAATTGTTACCGGGATGAGCGTTTGGCCTCGTGGAAGCAGCGGCGCTTGGCGTTGATGGAGCATCCGGTGTGTGCTTGGCCGGAGTGTTTGGCCGGTGCGGATGAGTGCCAGGTCCATCACCTGCAGTCGTGGGAGTCGGGTGGGCCGACGAATGCGGCGAACCTGGCGACGTTGTGTCCGCACCATAATGGGGCCAACGAGGACGGGCCCGGGCCGGCGCAGAGCAGGGGCCGAATGGCGAGGGTTGGTGGCCGGGTGGTGTGGATACCGCCCGAACGCGTGCCGGCCTAG
- a CDS encoding pyruvate, water dikinase regulatory protein, producing MDAINHPPVNGEDKPVVPVFFVSDSTGITSEAMGNALLVQFPHLTFTRTTVPFLGSLEAARELVARLDRQVAAGRTPLVFSTAVDDEIRDCILSSKATVIDLLSAYLGSVERALGTTSVRRAKQLHTLADSQRYNSRMQAIEFAIEHDDGQSLRALEQADIILLAPSRCGKTPTSMYLALQHGLFAANYPLVDEDFESTTLPRPVRKYQDRLFGIVTSTERLCQVRNERRPNSRYASRQQVSFELRSAKAMMNANGVPYVDSSTKSVEEMSAMILQHLSITSGR from the coding sequence ATGGATGCGATTAATCACCCTCCCGTCAACGGCGAGGACAAGCCGGTGGTGCCCGTCTTCTTCGTTTCGGACTCGACGGGTATCACCTCGGAGGCCATGGGTAACGCGCTGCTCGTGCAGTTCCCGCACCTGACTTTTACGCGCACCACGGTGCCGTTTTTGGGCAGCCTGGAGGCCGCGCGCGAGCTGGTGGCCCGGCTGGATAGGCAGGTCGCCGCTGGGCGTACGCCGCTGGTCTTTTCGACCGCGGTCGACGACGAGATCCGCGACTGCATTTTGAGCTCGAAGGCCACGGTCATCGACCTGCTGAGCGCCTACCTGGGCAGCGTCGAGCGGGCCCTGGGCACGACCAGCGTGCGGCGGGCCAAGCAGCTGCACACCCTGGCCGACAGCCAGCGCTATAACAGCCGTATGCAGGCCATCGAGTTCGCCATCGAGCACGACGACGGGCAGTCCCTGCGCGCGCTGGAGCAGGCCGACATCATCCTGCTGGCGCCGTCGCGCTGCGGAAAGACGCCGACGTCGATGTACCTGGCGCTGCAGCACGGCCTGTTCGCGGCGAACTACCCCCTGGTGGACGAGGACTTCGAGTCCACCACCCTGCCGCGCCCGGTGCGCAAGTACCAGGACCGACTCTTCGGGATCGTCACCAGCACGGAGCGCCTGTGCCAAGTGCGCAACGAGCGCCGGCCGAATTCGCGCTACGCCTCCCGCCAGCAGGTCAGCTTCGAGCTGCGCAGCGCGAAAGCGATGATGAATGCTAATGGGGTTCCGTACGTGGATTCTTCGACAAAATCTGTTGAAGAAATGTCGGCGATGATCCTGCAGCACCTATCCATAACGAGCGGTCGCTAG
- a CDS encoding GntR family transcriptional regulator, giving the protein MTSHPHLPPRNIVDGPIPKHAQLRDILDEVCRTTLKPGDLLPGERLLEETYGVSRITVRRAIGDLVAAGRLRRVRGKGTFVAPNPLVSRLHLASFSDEMGAQDVTASSKILLSGRTAAPDEVAEFFGTEPHVPHTHLRRLRLGDGEPYSIDDGWYNAAYVPNLLENDVYNSVYNILDTDFDVPITEADQTVTAIAADAEVADLLEVDLGTPLLHIIRQSRSRDKPVEWCSSVYRTDRYRLTTRVVRALEP; this is encoded by the coding sequence ATGACCAGCCATCCGCACCTGCCACCGCGGAACATCGTGGACGGGCCCATCCCCAAGCACGCGCAGCTGCGCGACATCCTGGACGAGGTCTGCCGGACCACACTGAAACCGGGGGATTTGCTCCCCGGCGAGCGCCTGCTCGAGGAGACCTACGGGGTCTCGCGCATCACCGTGCGGCGGGCCATCGGCGACCTGGTGGCCGCCGGCCGGCTTCGCCGCGTCCGCGGCAAGGGCACCTTCGTCGCCCCCAACCCGCTGGTCTCCCGGCTGCACCTGGCGTCCTTTTCCGACGAGATGGGCGCCCAGGACGTGACGGCCTCGTCGAAGATCCTGCTGTCCGGGCGCACCGCCGCCCCCGATGAGGTGGCCGAGTTCTTCGGCACCGAGCCACACGTGCCACACACCCACCTTCGCCGCCTGCGGCTGGGCGACGGCGAGCCCTATTCCATCGACGACGGCTGGTACAACGCGGCCTACGTGCCCAACCTGCTGGAAAACGACGTCTATAACTCCGTCTACAACATCCTCGACACCGACTTCGACGTCCCCATCACCGAGGCCGACCAGACCGTCACCGCCATTGCCGCCGATGCCGAGGTCGCCGACCTCCTCGAAGTCGATCTCGGCACCCCGCTGCTACACATCATCCGGCAGTCGCGCTCGCGGGATAAGCCCGTCGAGTGGTGTTCCTCGGTCTACCGCACCGACCGCTATCGGCTTACCACCCGCGTGGTCCGTGCGCTCGAACCTTAA
- a CDS encoding N-acetylmuramoyl-L-alanine amidase: protein MSVVAAAVFAGNDILNTQSAGNGPIETTTSQANFGDGETVVVDDPAIAAQGGEGGPRAVKEFHQDEPFSQFALTWEGGDKDLAAFVRPQLADGTWGEWYDAEPLGIETGGTNGTELIFIGETQAVQVSVGNVNLGAPSEEEVAEAGGQANPAPSAENDEEKGSEAPAKETTSPLPTNYGDIAPVAETVDQSAGIDAADLNAVFIDGNAQEGGIEPTAFASNGAPQVVSRAGWGANEGIRCQGPTYDDRVKALTLHHTAGSNNYTRAQAAAQVRGIFSYHAQTLGWCDIGYNALVDKYGTIYEGRYGGLDKAVQGAHVGGFNSNTWGISMIGNYSTAEPTQAMLNSVSDIAGWKAAISGFDPAGKSVGLYSGGFSGSKFAAGTTANVPAFHGHNDLHNTECPGNNTKKYWPQIRSNAHKKYEAVKSGGSYQPSTPAPSTNNSGNSGNSGNGGNGGAGDTGAPLEYAVGGSSMSTADIQAAATIAAAVTGLAITSGALTVPNKDQEVVEGLTLGQVPEIISKVVSFLGDPALQQSWGSILNAFGPLLGLPQGGLEVLDQDTFYQLFENGVVLSSGDNSQAYALVGEIAKAWSEGDNAQQLGMPTTNQYSIGGKAVRVDFEGGYITYDPDTQQVQLHTNE, encoded by the coding sequence GTGTCTGTGGTTGCTGCCGCAGTTTTTGCCGGCAACGACATCCTGAATACCCAATCTGCGGGTAACGGGCCCATCGAGACCACCACCAGCCAGGCGAACTTCGGCGACGGCGAGACCGTCGTCGTCGACGACCCGGCCATTGCCGCCCAAGGCGGCGAGGGTGGCCCCCGCGCAGTGAAGGAGTTCCACCAGGATGAGCCCTTCTCCCAGTTCGCGCTGACCTGGGAAGGCGGCGACAAGGATCTCGCAGCCTTCGTGCGCCCGCAGCTTGCCGATGGCACCTGGGGCGAGTGGTACGACGCCGAGCCGCTGGGCATCGAGACCGGCGGCACCAACGGCACAGAGCTCATCTTCATCGGCGAGACCCAGGCCGTCCAGGTCTCCGTCGGCAACGTCAACCTCGGTGCCCCGTCCGAGGAGGAAGTCGCCGAGGCCGGCGGCCAGGCCAACCCCGCCCCGTCCGCGGAAAACGACGAGGAAAAGGGCTCTGAGGCGCCGGCCAAGGAAACCACGAGCCCGCTGCCGACCAACTACGGCGATATTGCTCCCGTCGCCGAGACGGTCGACCAGTCCGCGGGCATCGATGCCGCAGATCTGAACGCCGTCTTCATCGACGGCAACGCGCAGGAAGGCGGCATCGAGCCGACTGCCTTCGCTTCCAACGGCGCACCGCAGGTGGTTTCCCGCGCCGGTTGGGGTGCCAACGAGGGCATCCGCTGCCAGGGCCCGACCTACGACGACCGCGTCAAGGCGCTGACTCTGCACCACACCGCGGGTAGCAACAACTACACCCGTGCCCAGGCAGCCGCCCAGGTCCGCGGCATCTTTAGCTACCACGCCCAGACGCTGGGCTGGTGCGACATCGGATACAACGCGCTGGTCGACAAGTATGGCACCATCTACGAGGGCCGCTACGGCGGGCTGGACAAGGCCGTCCAGGGCGCCCACGTCGGCGGCTTCAACTCGAATACCTGGGGCATTTCGATGATCGGCAACTACTCCACCGCCGAACCGACCCAGGCGATGCTCAATTCCGTCTCCGATATCGCCGGCTGGAAGGCCGCCATCTCCGGTTTCGATCCGGCCGGCAAGTCCGTCGGCCTGTACTCCGGTGGCTTCAGCGGCTCCAAGTTCGCCGCCGGCACCACCGCCAACGTGCCCGCCTTCCACGGCCACAACGACCTGCACAACACCGAGTGCCCGGGCAACAACACAAAGAAGTACTGGCCCCAGATCCGCTCCAACGCGCACAAGAAGTACGAGGCCGTCAAGAGCGGCGGCAGTTACCAGCCATCGACGCCTGCCCCGTCCACCAACAATTCGGGCAATTCCGGTAATTCCGGCAACGGCGGTAACGGGGGCGCGGGCGATACCGGCGCGCCGCTCGAATACGCCGTGGGCGGTTCCTCGATGTCGACCGCCGACATCCAGGCCGCCGCCACCATCGCCGCCGCCGTCACTGGCCTGGCGATTACCTCCGGCGCCCTGACCGTGCCGAACAAGGACCAGGAGGTCGTCGAGGGCCTGACCCTGGGCCAGGTGCCCGAGATCATCTCGAAGGTCGTCAGCTTCCTGGGCGACCCGGCGCTGCAGCAGTCGTGGGGTTCCATACTCAACGCCTTCGGTCCCCTGCTGGGCCTGCCGCAGGGCGGACTCGAGGTGCTGGATCAGGACACGTTCTACCAGCTCTTCGAGAACGGCGTCGTGCTCTCCTCGGGCGATAACTCGCAGGCCTATGCCCTGGTGGGTGAAATCGCCAAGGCCTGGTCCGAGGGCGACAATGCCCAGCAGCTGGGTATGCCGACCACGAACCAGTACTCCATCGGTGGCAAGGCCGTCCGCGTCGACTTCGAAGGTGGCTACATCACCTACGACCCGGATACCCAGCAGGTTCAGCTCCACACCAACGAGTAG
- the glf gene encoding UDP-galactopyranose mutase, producing MTDYDLIIVGSGFFGLTIAERAASQLGKKVLIVERRNHLGGNAYSEREPETGIEVHKYGAHLFHTSNKRVWDYVNQFTDFTDYQHRVFAMHDGTAYQFPMGLGLINQFFGRYYSPDEARQLIQDQAGEFDPKEAKNLEEKAISLIGRPLYEAFIKDYTAKQWQTDPKNLPAANITRLPVRYTFNNRYFNDTYEGLPVDGYTAWLENMAAHELIEVRLDTDWFDVRDELRAANPDAPVVYTGPLDRYFDYVEGDLGWRTLDFDMEVLNTGDFQGTPVMNYNDADVDYTRIHEFRHFHPERGDAYPKDKTVIMKEYSRFADKGDEPYYPINTPEDRSKLEAYRKLAAAEARENKVLFGGRLGTYQYLDMHMAIGSALSMFDNKIAPYFNDGKPLEQERGH from the coding sequence ATGACTGACTATGACCTCATTATCGTTGGATCCGGCTTCTTTGGCCTGACAATCGCGGAACGAGCGGCCTCGCAGCTGGGCAAGAAGGTGCTCATCGTCGAGCGCCGCAACCACCTGGGCGGCAACGCCTACTCGGAGCGGGAGCCGGAGACCGGCATCGAGGTGCATAAGTACGGCGCCCACCTGTTTCACACCTCCAACAAGCGCGTGTGGGACTACGTCAACCAGTTCACCGACTTCACCGACTACCAGCACCGCGTGTTCGCCATGCACGACGGCACCGCCTATCAGTTCCCGATGGGCCTGGGCCTTATCAACCAGTTCTTCGGCCGCTACTACAGCCCCGACGAGGCTCGCCAGCTCATCCAGGACCAGGCCGGCGAGTTCGACCCGAAGGAAGCGAAGAACCTCGAGGAGAAGGCGATCTCGCTCATCGGCCGCCCGCTGTACGAGGCCTTCATCAAGGACTACACCGCCAAGCAGTGGCAGACCGACCCGAAGAACCTGCCGGCGGCGAATATCACCCGCCTGCCGGTGCGCTACACCTTCAATAACCGCTACTTCAACGACACCTACGAGGGCCTGCCGGTCGACGGTTACACCGCCTGGCTGGAGAACATGGCCGCCCACGAGCTCATTGAGGTGCGCCTGGACACCGACTGGTTCGACGTGCGCGACGAGCTGCGCGCGGCCAACCCGGACGCGCCGGTCGTCTACACCGGCCCGCTGGATCGCTACTTCGACTACGTCGAGGGCGATCTGGGCTGGCGCACCCTGGACTTCGACATGGAGGTCCTGAATACCGGCGACTTCCAGGGCACCCCGGTGATGAACTACAACGACGCCGACGTGGACTACACCCGCATCCACGAGTTCCGTCACTTCCACCCCGAGCGCGGCGATGCCTACCCCAAGGACAAGACCGTCATCATGAAGGAATACTCGCGCTTCGCCGACAAGGGCGACGAGCCCTACTACCCGATCAACACCCCCGAGGATCGGAGCAAGCTGGAGGCCTACCGCAAGCTCGCCGCGGCCGAGGCCCGCGAGAACAAGGTGCTCTTCGGCGGGCGCCTAGGCACCTACCAGTACCTGGACATGCACATGGCCATCGGCTCGGCGCTGTCGATGTTCGACAACAAAATCGCGCCCTACTTCAACGACGGCAAGCCGTTGGAGCAGGAGCGCGGCCACTAG
- a CDS encoding lysophospholipid acyltransferase family protein gives MTKYELRSGMFRIPEGTEHTRLHAEAAEAMYQGIVSLGRHVLHWQGVVTTVEGMENIPAYGGALLAMNHTGYYDFIFGSMPAHLRGRRLVRFMAKKEIFDVPVVGRFIRGMKHVPVDRARGAGAVDAAVERLNAGHLVGIFPEATISRSFELKEFKNGAARIAAAAEVPLIPMICWGSQRIWTKGGKKNLGRNHLPVHVKVGAPIEVTGDVAADMDRLKSAMQALLDQVRADYDRDHGPFEDGLAWRPAANGGVAPTLAEADRMDAADKAEKARKRKQKAERKTAKELRKADDKLAKKANRQLRRLSRLGRKEQA, from the coding sequence ATGACCAAGTATGAGCTGCGCTCCGGGATGTTCCGGATCCCGGAAGGCACCGAGCACACGCGGCTGCACGCCGAAGCCGCGGAGGCGATGTACCAGGGCATCGTCAGCCTAGGCCGCCACGTCCTGCACTGGCAGGGCGTAGTCACCACCGTGGAAGGGATGGAAAACATCCCGGCCTACGGCGGCGCCCTGCTGGCGATGAACCACACCGGCTACTACGATTTCATCTTCGGATCCATGCCGGCCCACCTGCGCGGACGCCGCCTGGTGCGGTTTATGGCGAAGAAGGAAATCTTCGACGTACCCGTCGTGGGGCGTTTCATACGCGGGATGAAGCACGTGCCCGTCGACCGCGCCCGCGGCGCCGGTGCCGTCGATGCCGCCGTCGAGCGCCTCAACGCCGGACACCTGGTCGGCATCTTCCCGGAGGCGACCATCTCGCGCTCGTTCGAACTCAAGGAGTTCAAAAACGGCGCGGCCCGCATCGCCGCGGCCGCCGAGGTTCCGCTGATCCCGATGATCTGCTGGGGCTCCCAGCGCATCTGGACCAAGGGCGGGAAGAAGAACCTGGGCCGCAACCACCTGCCGGTGCACGTCAAGGTCGGCGCGCCCATCGAGGTCACCGGCGACGTCGCCGCCGACATGGACCGGCTCAAATCCGCCATGCAGGCCCTGCTGGACCAGGTGCGCGCGGACTACGACCGCGACCACGGCCCCTTCGAGGACGGCCTGGCGTGGCGTCCGGCCGCTAACGGCGGGGTCGCGCCCACCCTGGCCGAAGCCGACCGCATGGACGCCGCGGACAAGGCCGAAAAGGCCCGCAAGCGCAAGCAGAAGGCCGAGCGCAAAACCGCCAAGGAGCTGCGCAAGGCCGACGACAAGCTGGCCAAGAAAGCCAACCGACAGCTGCGGCGGCTGTCCCGCCTAGGCCGCAAAGAGCAGGCCTAG